TGTATTAATTGTGGTTGAACTGCCTAAAAAAGGGCCGTATACGTATTGACACGGCCCTTCCAACCAAATCAACCAACCAAAATCCGTGCGCCGTAAGGCTACAACGGATAGTTTTCTTCTATTTTTTCTTCAGCAGGATTCTCCGTTGCTGTGTTCCCTATTTTCTCCTCGACCTTGCGATTGTCTTCTTTCTCGCTATTGCCCTTTACATTTTTGGCCATCAACAGCGCCGCCATCAATATGGCGATCAGTATGCCTGATTTCAAAAGGTCTTTCATCTTGTTTGGTTCTTCACTTTGTATGACACCCTTTTTTGAAAAAGGTCACATACAAAAAAACCCCTTAAAAAAAAGGGGGTGGATAAGGTAACTTGTGTTTACTTAAACCTGATGTGAGGGTTTCAAGAGATCATTCACTGTTTTCACAGGATTAAAGGTCACCAAGGGCACCTCGACGAAAATGGTGTTCCAGTAGGCCATGGCCCCGTTCCATAGACCCGGAAGCTCAAGGGCCTTTAAGGGCTTGCCCTCTTTTGTCTTCTCTGTTATAAAACCTTGCTTTGCATCTACATAATTTAGGAGGTTGTACTTTTCTCCCTTATGGTTCTTTACCCCACATACCAGGTCAACGGGGTTGAAATGGGTAGAATTCTTTAAAATGGACACTTGGTGCCCGTTTCCCATATCGACCTGTGCCGATTCGATGATCTGCAGCGAAATATTGCCATTTTTGTCCTTGATCCAAAAGGGTCCGCCACCGGGTTCGCCCTCGTTTTTGACCATGCCGCACACACGAATGGGCCTGTTCAACTTGTCTTTGAGAATAGCTCTCTGGTCGTCGATGCTCAACCCCCTGTAGTTTTCTTGAAAACGAACGTTCAACCGTTTTTCAAGAAAATCTTTGGCCTCGGCCATGACATCAATCGATACGGTTTCGTCATCCAATTTTTCAGCGAACGAAAAAGCCTCGGACTGTACTTGTAGCAATACCCCTGCAAGCATTTTTTTGCTGTTCGCGACCGCTTCCAAGTTTCTATCGACCACCACATTGTCGATGTTTTTGATAAAGATGATATCGGCCTGTTGATCGTTCAGGTTTTCAATAAGTGCCCCGTGGCCGCCGGGCCGAAACAGCAACGTGCCATCATTGCTTCTAAAGGGTTCATCGTTCAGGTCAACCGCTATGGTGTCGGTCGAAGACTTTTGGTTTGAATAACCGACCTTGAAAGTTGCCTGTGTCGATTTTGAAACTCTTTCAGCAACTCTCTTTTCTTCGGCCCTGAACATTTCATTATGCTGCTCAGATATGGTGAAGTGCAGATTTGCAACACCATCGGTCTTGGCATACAGTGCCGCCTCTTTCAAGTGTTCTTCGAGAGGGGTGGCGGTATCTTTGCCATATTTATGAAAGGGCAACAATCCCTTTGGATAAACCCCATAGTCGAGACCATCGGTCGATAGCATTTCCTTGACAAA
This portion of the Flagellimonas lutaonensis genome encodes:
- a CDS encoding DUF4301 family protein, which gives rise to MVQFSEKDLQQLEEKGITREKVLKQIDTFKEGIPFVTLEKAAVVGNGIERFTEAEQKKRGDYFEKHRDRLKLLKFVPASGAASRMFKAMFNFLDAHDPKRETLTEYVERTNDEAVKKFAEGIEKFPFYEKIMDRIEGKYHSQGEQVYYFVKEMLSTDGLDYGVYPKGLLPFHKYGKDTATPLEEHLKEAALYAKTDGVANLHFTISEQHNEMFRAEEKRVAERVSKSTQATFKVGYSNQKSSTDTIAVDLNDEPFRSNDGTLLFRPGGHGALIENLNDQQADIIFIKNIDNVVVDRNLEAVANSKKMLAGVLLQVQSEAFSFAEKLDDETVSIDVMAEAKDFLEKRLNVRFQENYRGLSIDDQRAILKDKLNRPIRVCGMVKNEGEPGGGPFWIKDKNGNISLQIIESAQVDMGNGHQVSILKNSTHFNPVDLVCGVKNHKGEKYNLLNYVDAKQGFITEKTKEGKPLKALELPGLWNGAMAYWNTIFVEVPLVTFNPVKTVNDLLKPSHQV